In Desulfatiglans sp., the following proteins share a genomic window:
- a CDS encoding flagellin, translating to NLQASESRIRDVDMAKEMTNYTKYNIITQAATAMLAQANQVPQSVLSLLQ from the coding sequence AAAACCTGCAAGCTTCCGAATCTCGTATAAGAGACGTAGATATGGCAAAAGAAATGACAAATTACACAAAATACAACATCATAACACAAGCAGCAACAGCAATGCTTGCTCAAGCAAATCAAGTACCACAATCAGTATTGTCATTACTTCAATAA